DNA sequence from the Deltaproteobacteria bacterium genome:
CGTTAGCAGGCTTCGCGTCGTTTCGTTCCCAATTTCCGGACGTCGCCATCGCCCCCGCGCTCGACTTCGATGACACGATGTGGGCGCGCATTGAGGCCCGCGCCCAGCGCGAAGGCCTGACGCTGCACGATTGGCGGCGGACCTTCGTGGTGTGGGTTGCAGATCCCGGTCGGGCGAAGCAATTGCTGACATGGTTGGAGGGACAGGCACAGGTGGAACGGGCGGAACCTGTGCCGAAGCGCCGCCCAGCCGGGGTCAGTACTCCTGATCTCACTAGTGGACAAAGTTACATCTCAAATAACCCAGGAGGACTCAATATCGTCGCGGCTTGGCAACAAGGTGTAACAGGGAAAAACCAGACGATCATCGATTACGAAGACCTTTGGAATTATGATCATGAGGATCTCCCCGTAGACATTCAAAACACTCCACTCAGTTCGAATACAGGCGTCTCCGGTAATCATGGCACGGCCGTACTGGGTATTATCGCGGCAAAAGATAATAGCCTGGGAGCAGCTGGTATAGCTACGACTGCCAATATTCGAACGTTATCTGATGAGGGGGAATCCACAGAAGATCCATTTGCTGGTCTTCACTACTTTCTCCAGCAGTATAGTTTGGGTTTTAGTGTAGGGGGACAAGTGCTAGTGGACGAGGCAGCTGGCATGGGTCCGCTGGAGTTTATTTCGACTGCCGTCGGGTCAGTGAAGGATCTCATCGAATTGGGGACCGTTGTGGTATCGACGGCTGGCAACGCCAGTCTCAACATCGATCCATATCTCATTGATGACCTCGGCACTATCCTCGTCGGCGCATCTGAAGGACCCAGCCTCAAAAAGGCTGCCTTCAGCAACTGTGGTAAACGTGTCAACGTCTTCGCGTGGGGCGCGGGCGTCGTAACGACCGGGTACGGCGACTATGGCTTCAGTGAACTGGCCCGCGTCGACGGCTATGGCTTCTGCATTCCCTGGGAGTGGACGCAACCGGAGAATGCTGGGCTACTCGCGCAGGTCTGCCCCATCGTCCCGAGCTTCTGCCAGGGCCAGGGAGAAATTAAGGTCACGAAGGACTTCTACTGCCCCGCTGCCTACACGATGATCCCCAGCGCCGGCGTGCAGACCGGCTACCAGGGCAACCATTTCTGGTACGACGATGACCCCGCGACGCTGGAACTCACCGGCGAGAACCTGACCGATCCGAACAAGTGGTACACCAATCACTTCGGCGGGACCTCGGCGGCGACGGCGATCATCGGCGGCGTCGCGGCGTTGTTGCAAGAATACACGCAGCAGCTCTATCAGGATCAAATCGAATCGTGGGAATACGCCTATCTCGACTCGTGGCAGATGCGGGACCTGCTGACCCAAGCGGGCACGCCGCAGAGTGACGACGGCTGCCCCATCGGCGTGCAACCGGACGTCGGCAAGGCGATGCAGCTATTAAAAGACGGCGTGGTCACGCCGACGATCAAGCCGTTCACCAACCCCGGGAGTCTCGGTGCGGCGCACGTCTGCGTCGACAATTACCTCGCCGACCCGAGCGGCTTCGACCCGACCACCGACTGCCCCAACAGCTATCAACCGCTCGCGAAGCGGATGGACCTGGACGGCGACGGCCGCGCCGACCTGATCGCGTGGACGCGGCAGCACCAATGGTGGATCGACTTGAGTGGCACGCCATCCCCGAACAGCGATGACGGCTTCGGCGCCTGGGATCTGACGCTGACGCCGCCGAGCGTCAGCACGGCGGCGAGCGGCCCCAGCCGGCTCTTCCCGGTCGTGGCCGATTACGACGCCGACGGCCGCGCCGACCTCGCCCTCTACAACACCGACACCGGCGTGCTCCAAATCAAACGCACAACGGACGCGCTGCTGGAGACCGGGACCTTCGGCGTTTGGGACGCGACCCGCGACTACAGTGCCGACCCGCAATGGCAGGCCCAGAGCCGCCCGTTCGTCGGCGACTTCAACGGACCGTACGCCGCCGATTACGTGATCCACGGCCCGGATGCGAACGGCGCATATCACGCCGGCCGCGCGGTCGACTTCGGCCTCGTCACGCCCGATGGCCAGTGGTTGCTCGACTATGGCCAAGGCACGCTCGACAGCTATGGCGCGTTCGATCAAGCGCTCACGGTGTTGAGCCCCGCCCAATTGCAACAGGCCCCCGGCTGGGCCTATGTCCCGCTCCCCCACGTGAACACCTTCGGCGTGCCGGAGCCGCCGCTCGACGTGGCCTACCTCGTCCCGGACGGCTTCGCCGACAGTCAGACCCTCTATTATGTCGGCCCGCCGTTTCAATACGACGGCGTCGCCGCGGTCACCCCCGCCGACCTCACGCCGATCGAAGGCCTGGTCCCGCTCGGCGCGCATCAACTGATCCCGGCCCAGTACGACGCCTCCCCCACCGCGCAATCGGTCCTCGGCTGTCGCGCCCCGAAGGCCCCGTGGAGCCTCTGGGACTGGACCGCCTTCGCCTGGCAACCGCTGCAACCGACCCAAGGCCTCGGCAACGCGGACTGCCACGCGATCCCCGCCGACTATGACGGCGACGGCCACGACGACCGTGCGGTGCTCTGCCACCACGGCGAGTGGCGGATTGCCTACACCGCGGACGACTATCCACTCGACCCACAAGATGGCCTGCGCCACATCCCGCTCGGCCTCGCCGGCCCCGCGCTCCCCGGCCAGATCTACCCCGGCGGCGTCGCCCTCGACACCATCGACGCGATCTACAGTCAATATCACTACAACTGCCCCCCCGACGCTTCCGCCGAAGGCGGACCCGCCTCTGGCGGGGGCGAACCCTGCACCCTCTTCACCCTCACCCCCGCCCCCATCGGCCCCCACTTCGCCGACTGCCTCGCCACCTGGGCCCATCATCCGACGGCGTGTTTGCAGTATTAAAGGACTACGCATGCTGCGTCCCTGTCCGCCGATTCACATTCCACAATCCGGATTGTGGAACACTTGCAGTGCGCGCACGCGCTGTCGCTGCACGGAAAATCAAGCAGATACGACCACGCTTTTGTTGGCACGGGGTGTGCTTATAGCAATGCAGAGTGATGAGAAAAGGACCTCGGGGGACGTGGAAGGAAAACGGCGATAGATCTCAGGACGCAAACGATTCTCGTGCCTCCGTGGGCGAAAGGCCGATGCCATGGAACCTGAATTATTACTTCTCGTTATTCTGATCGTCAGTGTCCTCTGCTTGTCGCTTGAGCGAAAAATCGCTTGGTTTCTGCATATCAACGGCATCTGTCTGATCATCCTTTGTGGTGTATTGCTCGCAGCCTTGGGATTCGTTCCTCACCAGCACGCATTGTACGATTTCTTTAGCGGCACGTTGGTCCCCCTTGCGATTGCATTGCTCATTATGTCGTTGGATATTCGTCTACTCACCAAGCTACCAAGGAAATTCTTGGCAATCTATGCGATCGGTATTGTTGCCTCCATGAGTGGAGCACTGGTCGCGGCTCTGATATTCCGCGATCTGGGCCTTGATGCGGCCAAGTTGGCAGCACAGCTCGGGGCAAGCTATATCGGAGGTGGGGAAAATGCTGTGGCTATGCAAAAAATCTTCAATATTCCCCTCCCCCTATTTGTCGGGACTTTTGCCGTTGATAATGTCCTGACTAGCTTGTGGATGCTGCTGATGATCTTCTTCATCGGGCCATATCGTGTGCAATCGGAATTTGTTGGCGTAATCGAAAAACCGCCACCACCAATGTTCACGATTATTGAGATTCTTTCTCTCATCTTCTGCGCGATTGGGGTCGTGTGGATTGCACAGTTCCTTTCTACACGGATTGGGCTGTTGCATACCTTACTGTACGTGAGTCTCTTGTCCATACTTGCTGGGCAGATGGGTTGGGTTCGTCGGCTGTCACAATCCGCTTACTTGCTTGGCGTCCTCTTGTTTCTCCCGTTTTTCTTTGCCATTGGTGCCCA
Encoded proteins:
- a CDS encoding VCBS repeat-containing protein; amino-acid sequence: MAENTTATRGSEGGSTPRNQHPARICGAVLLWLWAAACGGGPSGLDLANEQGDTNVPRLTPIASTNLTPSVTPPVSNDTPLTAAALREQWLSPDQYSGVVVVQFADGTDVRLHAGEWRTAQGAALAGFASFRSQFPDVAIAPALDFDDTMWARIEARAQREGLTLHDWRRTFVVWVADPGRAKQLLTWLEGQAQVERAEPVPKRRPAGVSTPDLTSGQSYISNNPGGLNIVAAWQQGVTGKNQTIIDYEDLWNYDHEDLPVDIQNTPLSSNTGVSGNHGTAVLGIIAAKDNSLGAAGIATTANIRTLSDEGESTEDPFAGLHYFLQQYSLGFSVGGQVLVDEAAGMGPLEFISTAVGSVKDLIELGTVVVSTAGNASLNIDPYLIDDLGTILVGASEGPSLKKAAFSNCGKRVNVFAWGAGVVTTGYGDYGFSELARVDGYGFCIPWEWTQPENAGLLAQVCPIVPSFCQGQGEIKVTKDFYCPAAYTMIPSAGVQTGYQGNHFWYDDDPATLELTGENLTDPNKWYTNHFGGTSAATAIIGGVAALLQEYTQQLYQDQIESWEYAYLDSWQMRDLLTQAGTPQSDDGCPIGVQPDVGKAMQLLKDGVVTPTIKPFTNPGSLGAAHVCVDNYLADPSGFDPTTDCPNSYQPLAKRMDLDGDGRADLIAWTRQHQWWIDLSGTPSPNSDDGFGAWDLTLTPPSVSTAASGPSRLFPVVADYDADGRADLALYNTDTGVLQIKRTTDALLETGTFGVWDATRDYSADPQWQAQSRPFVGDFNGPYAADYVIHGPDANGAYHAGRAVDFGLVTPDGQWLLDYGQGTLDSYGAFDQALTVLSPAQLQQAPGWAYVPLPHVNTFGVPEPPLDVAYLVPDGFADSQTLYYVGPPFQYDGVAAVTPADLTPIEGLVPLGAHQLIPAQYDASPTAQSVLGCRAPKAPWSLWDWTAFAWQPLQPTQGLGNADCHAIPADYDGDGHDDRAVLCHHGEWRIAYTADDYPLDPQDGLRHIPLGLAGPALPGQIYPGGVALDTIDAIYSQYHYNCPPDASAEGGPASGGGEPCTLFTLTPAPIGPHFADCLATWAHHPTACLQY
- a CDS encoding DUF819 family protein → MEPELLLLVILIVSVLCLSLERKIAWFLHINGICLIILCGVLLAALGFVPHQHALYDFFSGTLVPLAIALLIMSLDIRLLTKLPRKFLAIYAIGIVASMSGALVAALIFRDLGLDAAKLAAQLGASYIGGGENAVAMQKIFNIPLPLFVGTFAVDNVLTSLWMLLMIFFIGPYRVQSEFVGVIEKPPPPMFTIIEILSLIFCAIGVVWIAQFLSTRIGLLHTLLYVSLLSILAGQMGWVRRLSQSAYLLGVLLFLPFFFAIGAHSDFAAIARLPAAVLAMPPIVVGVHGLIMVICGKFLRIPRHYLAVASQSLIGGPSTAVAVAQAREWHEGVPIAVIAGVGGYAIANFIGVLIYRLAAAMCT